The segment GGATTTTGATTTCCTTACACCTGATTTGGTTGCAGGTTACTTGACTGGGAATTGAGGTAGCGTAGCTTAGATACTGATTCTGTACCAAGTTCTGTACTGAATGGAAAGAACATGAAAGATcaaccagaacatttttaattgtaaCACTTTCATTTTAACTAAGAATCCTGGTAGCAAACAAGGTAATTCTATTGATGTTGTTTTGACAGGTTTTGaagctttttaaattactacACAGGACCCGGCAAGAAGTTTTTAAACATGATACCAGAGCTCTTGAAGGTGAGATACTTTTCTGTGTAATGCATGCTTACCTATCTTTCTGTGGGACTTTCTTCTCTGAATACACAGAAGGAGAATTCTTAACATAATCttcctttaaatttttcttttccacattttaaaaatagtcatTGGGGAAGACTTGTGTGTCCATAAACAGACATcctttaatttgaaagaaaaaaatggttgtTGGACTCAAGGAGATTCAAGACATATTTCATAAGAAAACATCTCTTCTGGGAATTTTTTTGTCCCgcctcctgctttttttttaacttcagtcCAGCCAAAGCATGTTTAACTGTACTGAGCACGTGAGTTGATTCTCTTCATGTACAGCTGCTCCTCAGGGagtaaatactgcttttttagtAAACAAACTTTTAGTAGTGGCCTctgtatgttatttttaaagctcagaCTGCTAGGTAGgtaattacattttattcctGTATCAGTCAACTTAAAATATGACATCACCCGAATTCCATAGAAATcttatattaaaatacttcagacaGCGTGAACTAGGAGGGTGCTATAAAGGACTTAGAATTCTGAGCTTTAAGGCAGTGACAAAGACATGCAGGTTTTTTGtccacacttctttttttttttatttagctgcAAGGCAAAAGATAAATGAAGAATTCAAAAATAACCAAGATGAGACGTCTGAAGAGAAGATAAAAGAGGTActtcttgttttcattgtttttttcccactttgcATAAGAAAACTTGTATAGGAGCTTTTTTACTTAAAGGATTCGTAAACCAATGTAAGTACTTATTGAGACATTGTGAGGGCCAGGTGAGtttgaaaaggcttttaaatggatctttctttataaatatattgATACTTTCATTGGTATTAATAGTATGCTATAGAATTTTGCATGTACAAAAATACACAGGGAGGGAGTGTCTTCTGTTAGTTCAGTGTGCTTATGTTGAAACATAACAAAATTACGGGAAAATAAGTTTTATGTTGCTATtcttatgtaaatattttgtgtacTTTGCCCATAATGCCTGTCTTAGCTGTGGTTAAGTTTACCTGGTCTTTGTTGTATAGACGAGCACAGAAAGatacagagaaattaaacaatCTGCTCAGTAACTCGCAGACTTGAGAAGTTATTTTGATTCCTGATGGCAAATGAAGCAGCATCTTTTGCGGGAGGCAAAAAACAGTCAAATGATCATGACTATTGGAATATAGAGATATGAATTGTactactgggtttttttgctgcttcttccctcgTGCTGCATTAAAAGGAGTAGAAACACTCTGTTAACTCACTGTGTAAGTTACCTTTGCTCAGTTGTCATTTTAAGACTTTTTACTGAGACATTTTTCTAAAACTTACTGAGGCCTGAAGtgaaacttctgtatttttggtGGTTTTAGTTCTTAACATCCATACAGAGTTAATAATTCAGTCCTTGTCATTCAGCCTTTTAACAGACTGTCTTTATGTTGTCATTGGGCACTAGTTGGAAGAAAGTGCCTCCATCTGTCCTTTATAGAAATACATCTAAACCTTTGCATCATACCTTTCACTGGACAGTGAAATAAATAGTTCTGAGCCTTTAGTTAGGACTTTCTAGCATTTCTGCTTGTTATCAGGCCCCTATagtaatatttctgtgtttgtgtttccagTGTCTGATCTGTTAAATTGTATGTTCTTTTTGTTATAGAGATGTACAGGAAGAATACTtgtcatatatttttaaatctacaCTTGTTTGGAAATGGCAACCTACAAAATACACATACAGCTTTTTAATCCTGGTTAGTTGATATCTTGATGAAATGTGTCAGTGGAAGAAATTCTAGACTTCCATCACAACTACAGAATCCTAGAACACCATAGAAGCTGTcatatttattatattacacatatacatatactgAAAAGCCTTGTATGCAGGGGAACTGAATCATGTGATATGCAGGACCTGTGAGAATTCAGGTACTTGCTTGCATAAACGTGGGGATGTTAGTGTTCTGCTTTGGACAGCAGCTAAAAGATGGGTATTCACCAACCAAATGTGCATTACTTTGTCAGAATAGAAAGCTGCAGTGTCTTCTAATATGACATCAAGTAACTTAGTTACGTAGTAACCTAAGGAGGTAGGAGTGACTATCTGCAGTATTACAATACACGATGTGGCACGTAAATCTACTGTGGCATTTTGGTTCAGATCAGGAGTGCGCTTGTGAAGTTACCTTGGTTATCTTCACTTCTGTAGTCTGGCTTGTTTTGTGAAGCAACCTCAGAGCAAACGGCAGGATTCCTATAAGATGAATATGAAGTGGAACGTGTGCTTCAGGAGCGTGCAGCCTAGATGCTAGTGGGAATTCAGTAAGGGAAACTGGAGAATACCTAGTCCAGATTCttaaaagggaaagggaggagaaatcCAGTGTAGATGTCAAGTCTTGAGCTTTAACTCTTGCAAAGATCCACTTCTGCTTGTACACACTATTTCCTAGTGTAAGCCTGTCTCCTGAAGTGTCTCACTTGtgcaatttaatttatttctgacaCAGGTATTGTTAGCCCTAATCTAGGTTCTTCACCAGTATGTGAGAGACAATCGATGCACAGACTCGAGATACTTGTTTATGGCATGTCTGTGCGGAATAGGTGCTTGGTGGGAAATCCACAGAGCTACCACACCTCTTTATATATAGTTGAACATTTTATATGCTTTGAACAATTTTTTACAATTAGGTTTATTCACAAATTCATATTCTTTGGTTCTTATGAGCCTcctctccatttaaaggtacagcatttttattttttttttactggcatTTGCTGTGaggagggggctttgttagtagggggCTTTCTTTGCTCTGGGATGGATGTGTTAGTATGCTAATTAGGATAGTTCACACATAGCTCTtgtgattttctgtttggtctcattAACCAGTTGGTTCTTCTTGAGCTTACTTTGTTAATTCTTAGTTTGACATAGATTATTTTTCCCAAGGCCATGTCTTGTTAACTGTTTGCAAGGATTAACTAACATCCTCTGTTtatcaaattctttcttgtttttcattatagatatttacataatttttttctttctttaaagtaaTTAATTCTTAGATCAGTATCACGCAAAGAAGTATTAGGCTTCTCTTAACTGCTCAGCAAAACTAGCAATGGGTGCTTCTGCTTATCCTCTTAATGAGGGAAGGAATTCTAGGCCTTTTCCAAATATTAATACCTCTGCTAATCTTCAGGTAGTGCCTTCTTCCTGTACTGCTTTTCTGTAATACCTCAGTATTCTATATTCTTGTCAtgttttgccttcatttttatcttcttaTTTCAAGAGCAGGAATGTGAAAACAACCAGATTGCCCTTTTCCTAAGGGTTGTCAGATGTTACGGATGCATTCACCAGTGTCTGATCATTGGGAACTAGTTACTTGTTTTGCTAGTTGCATTTTACCTCATTTGTTTACAGTTTTAATTGGGTTTATAATTGGGTTTATAGACTTCACATTGCTGTGTGTTATGAGCAGAAGTTTCCTTCCTCATGCTGTATGTCAAGGTAGCTTATATATCAACCTGTAACTTACGCCAGGATCCCCCAAAGAAAAGGTATGTATAGATAGCGCGTTACTAACTGAATAATAGAACTGAATGACCTTGTTATTTGAATGCCTGTCTAGTATGGAGAATACTTTCAGGAATAATTACATATAATTTGAATTACTCTGtgttgttggtgtttttttttaccccttttaCTAGCTTCTGAAAATAGCTTCAGATGTTGAAGTGATTCTCAGAACTTCTGTTATTCAGGCAGTTCACACGGATTCTGACAGAATAGGTGAGTAAAGCTGCATGCTAAAAGAGGTTTAAAAATGTTGTAGTTCAGTAAATAAATGTAGGACTTGAAACTACGTAAAGGAGTAGAGAGGCCAAAAGTCTATGTGTCATTTCTCTGCCCAGACACTTAATTTAAACCTGTTGACTAATGTCACTGCCTAGGAGAGGTGGAGGTTTCAAAGGTACAAAAtttctgtgtaaatattttgaaatatggaGGCTGGTAGGAAAGAGGCAGCACCTGCATTTAGTGCCCTCGTTGAGAGAAAGAAGTTACAATTTGATACCGTAACTATTAGAACTAACAGCAATTTGGTAGCAAATCAGCGTGCACTACTGGCTAGTCAGTCAGTGTATGTCTAAATGTAATAGCCAACAGTATCTGTACATGCTTGCTCTACCAAATAGGTAGAGGAGAACCAGCAAATGCAGTATGTGTGCTCTCCGTAGAATAGCTTTTTCTTTGCGAATTGAATGTTCTTTTCCAAAACCTTGTTCTGACAATTTTAAGTTTCAGATTATGCCTTGGAAGATTTGTGACACAATGATGACCTTGATGCAAAGCCTATCAAATTCTGGAATTTTGGTTCTCGATTTAGAAGTGTTTTTGTCTTACAGTCTAACACAAGAGCTATAGTAAGTTCAGCATACAACTGTGTGGTAGAGGATAGGAGAAATCTTCAGCAATGtatattatttcctttcacttcTGTTTATTGGTGTCTGTAAAGTTTTGtagctgttttcagttttagatTAGGTAAAGCACTTAACTTTAGAACAGCTGTTATAATCAAGGCCAAAGATAGGTCTAGACTAGTGTCAAGTCTTCCACAGTGATCCTAGGCAGATGACAGCAGAAGGGTAGGAATAGAACAAGTGAACTTTCACACCTTCCAGCTGTTCACACCTGCTTCCTGTGCTAGGgaaagtttctggttttgttgtccTCAGTGCGTTTCTCTTTCATGAAATTGTTCTGTCAAGCAGTGCAAATGCCTTGCATCTAAAAACCTTTgacaaataatttattctgttttttatgAAGAATCACATACCGTAGTTTTGAATCTCGTTCTACTCTTCAATTACTATCCATTTTCACCAAGCTCTTGATGAGCTTTTAAGTCCCTTATTTGcaccttcccccccgcccccccttatggaacagcttttctgtgaaacaACACGTGAGTGCCTGTGATCATTCTGTTGCTATTCTTTACATCTTTTTCAATTCTACTATTATCTCTTTTAAGATGATTAAGAACTTGCTCAATCAGAGCTGATAGAAGTCACCAACCTATGGGCAGCCAGGCATTTATACGCAAAATAATGGCACAGCGATGTTttctgtcgcgacggagggaagacacagtcactcaatatgagtgatcagcacACTTcatttattgtctcttacagtcaccttttatgccttcttataattagctcatacatattacaaaagttaagctcattattggttagttgcctaaataccaagcccgcccctagtttctcttctgtagttacctgttcccacctgcaacattcttttcccaccgcgatcttcctgttattgtgtgacaagaacagccaaggacagtgtatttttgctttacttcataTAAGCTGAGAgtgatgtgcatttttgtccagccagctggactatgtctatgtgaactttttcagctagccagttatccacagttttctttttcattctccattGATTTCCTTGTCATTCCTCAttctaaatttcatttttgactgctgtgtgtacatacatttatttttacaaaattgtGTTGCATTCATTAAACTCATCTGAATGGTCCTAGTCAGTTTAGAACCTGTCACATTCTTTGTGAAGcttgtgaagtattttttttaacttatgtGTATTGCACATCTCTACATGTAATTTTACTGGTTACTTAGTCAAATCTTAAGCTTGTCCTACAATTTTGATAGTAAGCTGTTTTCTTAAAGAACCTGTTCAGGATggtatcattaaaaaaatgttcttttctgggTTACTTATAAGTATGTTGAACAACACAGATGCCAACAAAAATACCTGTAGAGCTCTACTTTTGACATCCCTCGGTTGGGAGACctgttcattcatttttcacttccttCATTTTAACCAGTGACTTACCCACGCAAGAACTTCTGTCATAATAAGgttgttattttcttaaaagcttttgCTGAGGGGCTTTTGGGAATGTAAGCATGTTGTGGCAGCCCCCCCAGGAGCTATTCAGAGAGCTCCAGCAGGGACTGTGAGTCAGAACGTCCCTTGCAAAGGCCATGTGAATTCATGTTCAAATACTAATTTGTATTCTATTATTCTGTGGGTGTGTAGGGATGGGTTTAGGACAGCCAAAGCCCACCTGGAGTTGATCTTGGCAAGGAATGTGAAGGACAGCAAGAACTATTTCTATAGGCAtatcagcagctgaaggaagaggagggaaaatgtgggcccacaGCTGAGTAGGGCAGTGGACCTGGTAACAAAGGACTCCGAAGAGTCTGAGGCACTTGGTACTTTCTTCTTGGtacctcagtcttcactgctaAGGTTTGCCTTCAGGAGTTCTGGGTCTCACACCATTGGGAATGTCTGGAGCGAGGATGACAGACTTggtagaggagaaaaaaaggctaGGGAACATTTGAACAGATGTTCAAATGGGGGTTTGATGATGGGGAATACACAAATCATTGGGACCTGATGTGATGCACTTGTGGGTGGTGAGGAagctggctgatgtcattgCAAGGCCACTCTCAATTATCTTTGAAATGTCATGTTGATTAGGGGAGTTGTgtgaggactggaagaaagcaaatgtcactcctcttttcaagaagggcaagagaGCCTCACTGTGATCCATGGGAAGATGGGTGACCCAATGCTGGAAGCTGTTTCCAAATGTTGTAAGAACAGAATGGGGACTGAGAACAGTCAGCAAGGATTTGCGAAGGGGAGATCTTCTCTGACCAATCTGCTACTCTTAGTGAAGTGACTTGACTCAGCGAACAAGGGGAGAGTAGTAGTGATTGTTTTGACTGTAGCAGAGCTTTAGCGCTTTAAAATATCCATAAACAAAAAGTGATAGAATTGCCCTCACCTAATTTTACAGACTTCTAAGAGAAGTGGTGTCTGTGAGGTTTGTGTATCTAGAGTCTAGTATTGGCCAGGAAAACTTTTGTCCTGCAGCAAAAATCTGGAGTGTATTCAGGGCGGGTTTGAATGCTTTTGAATGCAAAGGATGTCATTACACAGTCTTTTGCccattctttgtttttcttttttttttctgcatctgttgTGGATAGGTCTAAGCCTTGCTTCTCACTCTGATTTTACTGCAGTAAGAATAACACAATAATCTTGAAACAGCCATGACAGTTAAGAGCTGTCTGTTTTGTGTATGTATTTGGAATATATATTGAAGTGAGAAACACTTAGTTTTGATAATGTAGGGAATCACCAGTTAAAAGATAAGGaattattagaaaagaaaaccagagcgTCATGATAGAAGTTCACAGAATAAGAAAGAGCAGTATAAAAAACATATAGAATGGATAGATATTCTTACTTGTCCtgatataatgaaaatataaggAACATTTAGTGAAGTTGGAATTTTTACTCAAAGCTAGCAccaaaaaaatgcacttttattTTACACAATAAGTAATCCTTAAAGGTCATGGCAATGAATAATCTTTGTGGCTGGGAGCATGGTCTTactcaaaatacaaaaaagcagaacaaacttAATGCTTAGCCTGAAAGAGTAAAAGCAAATCTCCGTACAGAAGGAATATACAGACCTTTATACCATGGTAAATTGATTAGTAACAGAACATTATTCCTAAGTGCTATTGTTTGAGCAGGCTTCTAGTGTGTGTGTCTTCCTGAGAATCCAGCTTTGTTTAGTCAGATGGCACTCTGAATAGGCAAATCTGATATAGCTCTTACTGTATTATTGTCACTGGTAGCACAGGGTATGCCATTCAAAAATTCCTGAAAccagaaataaagtttttaGGGAATTGAAATAATTGTCACCGTGTTTTGATAGTAGCTTGTGCTGAATAGCATGGTCAGTGCACCGTGTGAAATTGTACCTATATATGGGTGTGGTTTCCACTGCTGCTCCATTTTGTTGAGTCTTGCCCTACTGTTTCCATCTTACCTTGTTGTACAGAAAAGTTGTCTGAGattggaaaggggaaaaatgttgGAAGTGGGACTTCAACTTGAGTTGAATGAATCTATGGCTAGGTGGTGTTGTGATTTAGCCCTAGCTGGCGACAGCCTCACACAGcccacttgctcactcccacCACAGTGAGATGGAGGAAGTGGGAAGggtaaaagagagaaaactcatgggttgagataaaaccAGTTTaacaataaagcaaaagctgtgtgtgcaggcaaagcaaagtaaggaattcattcattaCTCCCtgttggcaggcaggtgttagAGCCATcctcaggaaagcagggctccatcacacctaacagttacttgggaagataaaTACCACCCCTGCAAATGTCCCCCCTTCTTTCTcctagcttttattgctgagcaccATGtcaaatggtatggaatatccttttggtcagttggggtcagctgtcccatcTGTGTCCCCTCCAAACGTCTTGTGCATGTATATGATTAGCACCTAGCAGCCAGTTTCTGGTGGGAAGCGTGTTGCAGGAAATACCTGTATAGGTATATGATCTGCTTAGGTAGCACATTGAATGGGTATTCAATTCCAGTACAGCTTTGATTAAGGAAGTTTAGCAGAACGAATCAACCTTTTTGATCCTTAATTTTTATGCTCTGTGGTAATTTACAGTGCTAATAGAATTACCATTAGCTCCCTTGTTACTTTTATGGTATCATCTTACATTAAATGAGAGGCTTAGGAcagatctatttaaaaaaaaaaaaaaaaagtggcagtGGAAGTGCAGCCCTAAGGTGGCTGCTTGAGTTGCTGTTTGttggcaaataaaaaataagcacCTCAAGTTGAAGAGTTTACTTTCCATAGTGCTTCATCTTAGGTGCtatgtgtttgttttggaaacTTTGTTAGGtaaaggttttctttgctttcatagAAGGTATATTGAcctattttgaaaacagttgtaAAATACTTACATTGGcctgtatttaaattttcattccAAGCCATTGCCCCACTCCTCtgcccctcccttcccccccccccccaaaaaaaaaaaaaattttgatgTGATGAGTTGCTTGGTTGTATGAAAGAAGAGCAAGGGTGGGGTGAGGAGAAACTAtgtgaaatgtttcagaaacatATTGCTGCAGCTAGTTTCCTAAGTGAGTTAGTATCAGAATCTTTTGACTCTTAAGTTTTTGTATTATAGCTGACCATACAATGTAGCTACACctggtgtgtttttcttttttctcaatCCTGAATCTCTAAAATAACTATTTagtaactgaaaagaaaaagccaaagacTTGTCTTAGTGAGAACAGATATTGGTGAGGGGGACATTTTCCCTaatcaaatgaaattattctgtgCTGTTATAGAAACACTGCACAGGGCAATGTTATTCTCTAAAAGGAATTTGAGATTCAGTGGTGTATAGTCATGTTGGGATTCActggtaaatatttaaaaaaagaaattaggcAGAGGGTTTCTTACTAAAGAGAAGAAGATTTCAATTAGGAGCTTGTTAGTCACATTAGACagtctttctgatttttttttatttccataaatgTTTCAGTCTGAGGTACGTTACTCAGTAGTATACAAATATCTTGGTtcttttcactttaatttcagATTAAGCTGGTAGAAGTAGAGCCTACATTTCAGTAATAAACCACACATGCAGTTATGTTCTGATTATTTTGATTTGGTGTGTTGGCAGTGTATGTTAAAAACTTAGCTTTGAAAAGGAAGGTTAAAAATTCTTTCAATCTTTCTTTGTTTGgacttctgatttttaatagtttatatccagttttgtttttctttggtatTTCTATTTCGTGTACCTATTACAGGTGTGTAGATTAACATGTTCTGCCATAAATTTACTCCCAAGTATTTTATCTAAGAGAAATGCAATTGAAATTTCACTTAAAGCCCTTAGAAATTTACTAAATTCATCAGTATCAGTACCCAGATGTAGAAGGAACACACCtagaaagaaatgcattttctttattataaGATATGGGGTATCAGTGCACTTTGGACAGAATGTTACTCATtgcacacatatgcacacaaacacacagtttTACAGGTTTACCTCAACTTTTGCAGCTATCTGACCTAGTCAGAGTGCAGCATTATGATTTCAGGTGTTGTGCTTTAGTTTTTGCAGCTGGAGCAAATCCACCACATTGCAGCTTCTTCCTTTCATGTAGAAAAGACAAGCTGATTTCTGAAGAGCTAGATGGCAAGAACTTAAGAGTTAAGAATAGGTTAAAATGGTGTATAATTAGACAAACCCCAACACATTGCACTTCTGTATGATAATAGCAGCTACCAATTTCATTCGAtagtttcttttcctgctggcCTTTAAAATAGAATTGACAAGATGAATCTAACAGATCATATTCCAGGATGCTGGGGGAGAGGACTAAGTCACATTTAATATTGTTGTAAGTTGAAGTAAACGTAATCTGACTCGGGCATGATAAAATTGGCATTCTCTCCCTTGCTAGAAATTACTGCAACACTTTACTATTTTTAATGGATTCTTAATGCtattaaagtattttcagtgctcttaaaaggaaaaagtagaagGCAATATTCTGACAAACAGAAAGTTAAAATCTTAAGATAATGTTGTCTTGGGTAGGTATCATACTGCTGCTTGTATGCTTACCAGAAATTCAGATTCTCATTTTAGTAAcctgacttttttgtttgtagaTGTAAGAACAACTTtagaattttaaatactgttttccatAACATTATAttccttcaggtttttttttcttttacagtgctTGTACCCAGGAAAGACCTGCTACAAGACAACACTCCTTATTTTgataaaccaacaaaaaagcatGAATCCTGAGGAAAATATGCCATTCTCCCCAGAAGGTTAATATCCTGTAATGAGATCTCTGAAAACCAATAGTGAATACCTGTTTTAAAGCTAAatttaagaacagtttaatattGTTACCAGAAAAACGGAGACTGAAACCAAGTCACCTATTTTACTGTATGCTGTGATACCATCGTGCACTTCTGTCAAAGAAACTAACACTTCCATGGAAACTCAAGACACACAGTCTTAAAAataagttcttttaaaaatacactgctgAATTGTGTTACTTCAgccagaaatgtttttaattttggcaGACATCAGATAGAGCTTGTTTCCTAGTGTCctggatagagttaattttcttagtagctggtgcagtttGGTGTTTTGGatctgatgtgagaacaatgttgatggcacaGGGAtagttttggttgttgctgggtgatgtttataccaagtcaaggacttttcagtttctcaggccctgccagccagagggctggagcggCACAGGACAtatggaggggacacagccaggacagctgacctgaagtagccaaaggaatattccataccatatgatgtcatgctgagtgtataaactggaggaaaaagaaggaatggggggatgttcagagtgatgccgtttgtcttcccaaataacTGTTAaatgtgatggagcccggctttcctggagatggctgaacacctgcctgccaataGAAAGAagtgaatggattccttgttttgctttgcttgtgtgcgtggcttttgctttacctattaaactgtctttacctcaacccaaggattttcttccttttactcttctgatcctctcttCCACCCCACTGTGGGGGCAGTGAGagagcggctgtgtggtgcttattcgtcagctggggttaaacgGTGACACCTAGCAGTCTGGAGTTTTTCAGAACtatgcaaattaaaatgcagttcttaatcctgttaatatttatttataattttttgtgTTGTCAATCATATGTTGCtttgaagtaattaaaaaacatcttGTGGCACCTACCATTAAATTTAAGCTTTGCATCAAAAGCATGATTTCTGAAGTTTTCATAATTGTACACTAATATACTGTGATTGGGAGAGTTCTTAAGGTTTATATGAATAAATTATTCAGGTTTTAATGATGGTAGAGTGAGTGtagtgtttttcttctccacacCTTTGAACAAACAGGAATGGCAGGGTTTGAGTTCTTAGATGACAGCAGAATAAGACAACCCAGCCATAACCTAACCTAAAGACACTGGTTTAGATCGTATGGTTTATGAATTTAAGGTTTTAGTTTTATCTTGTGATTATACGAGTGACTTACTGAGGCATTCTCCAAAGAAAAGAGGCATGTTGCTTAGTTACAAGTGATCTGACTTGCCTGGGGTAAATTTGTGGTAAGTTTAGTTACTAAGCCCTTATCACTTGCGTTGTTTTAAAGGACACTTACTTGTCTCTTGAGGAATTCATCACAATGATCTGTTCACTTCCATTTTAATGGGAACCAGATACAGTGACAGTGATAACATAGAATCTTCTCAGTGAGATCAGTTACAGGCACCATACAAGGATCTAAATAGCTCACACAGGAGTGAGGTAGCCCAGTCGTACCTTTCAGCTCTACTCGAGGTCCCAGTGATCCTGTTTAACAAGCCTCCGAGATACCAATATTGCATATCTGTGTAGGTTTTGACATGGCGTCACtgattaaaatggaaaactagCGCCTGCGTCCAGTTTTCCTCACACAACAAGTCAGTGCAGCCAGTACTGCTTTAAAACTGTTGCTCCTGGCCGCCATGggcagggcagccagcagcaagtCCATGGTCGGTAAGCCTCTTTCAATCGCAGTCATTCTCTGTGTTGTAGCTAGAAGGCAGCCAGCCGGTGGTGAGAAACGGAATGAAATAAGTACTGCTCTTGCTATTTGTTGCGCTCTTAGTAGCTCCACTACAGAGCAAACGTGTAGGGGTTGGGCTGTTCTAGGCCTTTTGTGTTGGTTACTTCCCCAAGGACAAGGCATATTCTGTGCCTGGTTTCCCATCCCTCTGCAGTCTGCCTACATTGACTTCTTTCCCATAAGGAGCATAAGACAGGGGTGTGCAAGGGCGAGAAAGTAGAATGTAGTTGCAGCTGTAAAGAGAAAACATTACCTCAAGCAAAATGattcattatttttgctttaaacagaGGTCTGGCAATGACAAATTGTACGGCTATTAAGGTATTCCCATGGCACGCTGGAACTGGGGGCAATGCATCTCCGTAGACCCATTGCCTTAGGCAGTGGGATTAGGGTATTAGTGATGTTATCCTTCAGATGTTTTTTGTAGAACTGAGGCCGAGTGGGTCTTCACTCTTGGTA is part of the Falco biarmicus isolate bFalBia1 chromosome Z, bFalBia1.pri, whole genome shotgun sequence genome and harbors:
- the LYRM7 gene encoding complex III assembly factor LYRM7 isoform X3 gives rise to the protein MQSMLIKKVAIPQVLKLFKLLHRTRQEVFKHDTRALEAARQKINEEFKNNQDETSEEKIKELLKIASDVEVILRTSVIQAVHTDSDRIVLVPRKDLLQDNTPYFDKPTKKHES
- the LYRM7 gene encoding complex III assembly factor LYRM7 isoform X4, translated to MQSMLIKKVAIPQVLKLFKLLHRTRQEVFKHDTRALEAARQKINEEFKNNQDETSEEKIKELLKIASDVEVILRTSVIQAVHTDSDRIVSDYALEDL
- the LYRM7 gene encoding complex III assembly factor LYRM7 isoform X2; its protein translation is MQSMLIKKVAIPQVLKLFKLLHRTRQEVFKHDTRALEAARQKINEEFKNNQDETSEEKIKECLYPGKTCYKTTLLILINQQKSMNPEENMPFSPEGINQRGGKERKDASLYFDK
- the LYRM7 gene encoding complex III assembly factor LYRM7 isoform X1 — translated: MQSMLIKKVAIPQVLKLFKLLHRTRQEVFKHDTRALEAARQKINEEFKNNQDETSEEKIKECLYPGKTCYKTTLLILINQQKSMNPEENMPFSPEGLLKLQNFRADKYAFLPEYTSSVSKDKL
- the LYRM7 gene encoding complex III assembly factor LYRM7 isoform X5, encoding MQSMLIKKVAIPQVLKLFKLLHRTRQEVFKHDTRALEAARQKINEEFKNNQDETSEEKIKELLKIASDVEVILRTSVIQAVHTDSDRIDYALEDL